The following nucleotide sequence is from Alteromonas sp. V450.
ATTTTTGAGTCGACAATGGCTTCCCTTGAAGTTGCGCGTCAATCTGTAGATGTAAATGTGGTCAACCGTGTCGTTGACTTACTTACACAAGCTCAAAAAATTTCATTTTTTGGACTGGGTGCTTCGGCATCAGTGGCACACGATGCATTGAACAAGTTTTTTAGATTTAATGTACCCGTCGTGTATTTCGAAGATATATTGATGCAGCGGATGAGTTGTATGAATTGTTCTGACGGCGATGTGGTCGTATTAATTAGTCACACTGGAAGAACTAAAAGCTTGGTCGAAATCGCACAAATCGCGCGGATGAACGATGCCACCGTGGTTGGGATCACCTCTGCCGAAAGTCCACTTGCGCAAGAATGTACGTATGTTTTATCTCTTGAAGTGCCTGAAGATACCGACATGTATATGCCTATGGCATCACGCATAGCGCAGCTAACATTGATTGACGTTTTAGCAACCGGCTTTACACTGAGACGAGGAAACAAGTTCAGGGAAAACCTCAAGCGAGTAAAAGACACATTGCGTGGCTCGCGTTATGAAAAACGAAACGACTAGTTCCCTTGCCCTAACGATAATATTAAGGCAAAAGCGATTTTCAAGACGACTAGTAGATGGTTGGCTCTAGCGAAAAGCGTTTACAAATCACGCCTAACTGGTCGAGCCAGTTAGGCTTTTTTATTTGTTCCATTCACATTTTTGTCAAATTCAACTACTATTCTGTAATAAAATTACGTAAAACGATTACAGGCAGCGTTATTATGTTCACTGCCCCACACTTACTTATCTTTTATAACGAAAGAAATAGCGACGGAATAATATGACCAGAAGAACCAAAATTCTTGCCACTCTCGGGCCTTCAACAGACTCCCTTGAAAAAATTCAAGCGCTTATAGCCGCAGGCGCAAATACAGTGCGTATGAACTTTTCACACGGACAAGCTGAAGATCACATCGAGCGAGCAAAGCGCGTTCGCCAGGCTGCTAAAAATTTAGGTAAATACGTCGCTATTTTGGGCGATCTTCAAGGTCCTAAAATTCGGGTTGCTCGATTTGTAGAAGGGGCTGTTCACCTAAAGGTGGGTGCCAAGTTTATACTAGACGCCGAGCTAGGTCGTGATGAAGGTGACAGTGAAAAAGTTGGCATCGACTACAAAGCCCTTCCAGACGATGTTTCTGCAGGCGATATTCTTCTTCTTGACGATGGCCGGATCCAGCTTCGTGTAACCGGTGTCGAAGGGCGCAAAGTGCTCACTGAGGTTACTGTAGGTGGTAAACTTTCAAACAATAAAGGTATTAACCGACAAGGCGGTGGTCTATCGGCTGACGCACTTACTGAAAAAGACAAAGAAGATATTAAAACGGCAGCTAAAATCGGTGTCGATTACCTCGCCGTTTCATTCCCACGTAGTGGTGCAGACTTAAACTATGCAAGAGAGCTTGCTGAAGCTGCCGGCTGCTATGCAAAAATCTGCGCGAAAGTAGAGCGAGCCGAAACGGTTGCCTCCGACGAAGCCATGGACGATATCATTAGTGCTTCAGACGCAGTAATGGTTGCTCGCGGTGACTTAGGCGTTGAAATTGGCGATGCAGAACTGGTTGGTGTGCAGAAAAAACTCATCGCCCGCTCTCGCCAATTAAACAAGGTAGTTATTACTGCTACGCAAATGATGGAGTCAATGATTGACAGCCCGATGCCAACACGTGCAGAAGTTATGGACGTGGCTAATGCCGTACTAGATGGAACTGACGCAGTAATGCTTTCCGCTGAAACAGCGGCGGGTAACTACCCCATCGAAACTGTAGCCGCCATGGCCCGTGTTTGTGAAGGTGCAGAAACACACCCCAGCATAAAAATTTCTAAGCATCGCATGGACCAGCAATTTTCGTCGACTAGCGAATCTATAGCATTGTCGGCGGTATACGCTGCGAACCACCTTCCCAGTGTTAAGGCTATCGTAGGCTTAACAGAGAGCGGAAGTACGCCCACGCTAATGTCACGTATTACAACATCTTTGCCTATCATTGCGATGTCTAGACATGAATCGACGCTTAACACAATGGCGCTGTGCCGCGGTGTAAAGCCTATCTTCTTTGACTCTTCAAATAGTGAGCCTGGCAAGTTGAAATACGACGTTATTGCCTCGTTAAAAGATAAAGGTCTGATAAAAAGCGGAGACAGCATCATCTTGACGTACGGCGATGAAATGGAGAAAGTCGGCGCGACAAACACACTTAAGATAGTCGAAGTCGAATAATCACATGAAGATAAAAATGTTCCCCTAAATGTTCGTTGCTCCATAAGAACGTTTAGGCTGCACATAAACAAAAACGCCCCTATCGTTTTAAACGCTAGGGGCATTTTTTAAAGTTTATTCACTGTTTAAATTGCTTGTGCCGTATACGTTTTTGCTTCTTGAGCCGCGTCATTAGCATACTGGGTAAGGTGGTGGCTCAAAATATTTTCAGCGCGTTCAACAAATTCATCACGCTTAAATTTCCACCCCCTTAAATCTGCCTGTTTGGCTTGTGCAATATAGAAGTCTAATCGCGTTTTTCTAAGAAGGTGATTTTTTCTAGACATATCGAAATCGGCTAATAAAACAGATTTTTCAACATGAGCGATATCAGCATGCACGGGGCGTTCAACATCGTCGGCCGTTGCTTGACTCACAAACAGTTTACCTTGCCCTAGCGCACCAATTAACACAATAATAACTGACACAAAAATAGCCGAATAAACCCATTTTAAAACGTTCATGTCTCACTCCCTGAGCACCATTGAAATGCCCATAACTCCAGTTAAAGAATCAATATTAAAATTAACGCCTGCTTGTCAGATAACTACTTAGCTTTCACAGATTAACTTTCACAATCTACAAAATGCAGCTTCCGTACCAAAAAGCATTCTCTTTTTTATCAGGTACATACAAGCAATCGGGATTACTGAAATAAGCCAGTGGCAGTATTTTCTACACACTACAAGAGCAAATATTCCCGATATTTCTGATAGCGCTTGAACTGACTTTTAGGCACACCGTATGTGCTGTAGAGGCTTAACTCAGACGGAGAGAAGAATATAATAGGTATCGCATATCCGGTATTACCAAAAAGTTTATTTTTTGGGTCTACAGATGTCTTATTCATTGTTCTTTAGTCGAATAAAAAGAGCCTACAACAATTAAATTACGGCTTACGCACTAATCAAACCACGCCAAAAGCCATAAATATTAACGCTTTCGTAACATTTTGCTATTGTTTTACAATAATGATAGATTGGCATTACAAATAAAACTTAAAACCCAAAACTGGACTTACCAAAAACGCATACTTAAGTCTTTATTAGGTAAGTTAATGTTTGTTTATCAAGAGGTTTCGATGTTTCTAAAAAAAGCCACTGCTTCCCTGCTCCCCTTAAACAAAGGTACTCTCGATACAATTCCAAAGTATTTCATTGCTTTTCTGACACTTGTGTGCGGTTCAAACGTTGTTAATGCAACAGTATTGCCAGCAGAAAAGTTTGATTTAAGCGAATGGAAAATCACAATCCCTACCGATAAAGATAACAATGGGAAAGTTGACGAAGTTTCCGTCAAGGATATGCAAACCTTCGAGCACAAAGATTTTTTCTATGTTGACGATGAAGGTAATCTGGTTTTTGCCGCCCCTAATAAAGCACTGACGACAAAAAACTCATCTAATACCCGCAGCGAACTTCGACATATGCTCCGCGGTACCAACACTCGAATAAAAACCCATTCGCCCAAAAACAATTTTACGGTTGCCAGTAACCCAATTTCGGACCGCTTTGCTCAGGTTGGTGGCAAATTGAATGCAACACTTAAGGTTCAACATGTAGCAAGACGGGCAAAGTATCCAAATAAACCACCTGCTTTTTCGGTAGTTATTGGTCAGATTCATGCCAGCAAATGGGAAAAAAAAGTCAAAGGGTTTGGTTGGGGTAATGAACCACTTAAGATTTATTATAAAAAGTGGCCACAGCATGAAACAGGGTCCGTATTCTGGACTTACGAGCGCAACTTGCCCAAAAATGATAAGAACCGTACTGATATTGCTTATCCAGTTTGGGGAAATTTGTGGAACAACTCCGAAAACCCGGGTAGCGAGGGAATTAAACTTAACGAAAGCTTTAGTTACGAAGTGAACGTTCACGGCGATGTGATGTACCTAAGCTTTAAATCAGACGGACACAAAACTGTTAATTATGCTATCAATCTTGCCAATGGAGTGAATGCCTATGGTGAGTTGGACCAGCACGATCACCCTTACGGCTATACGCTAGATTGGAATTATTTTAAAGCGGGCGCTTATAATCAGTGCAGTACTAAAGATGATGACGGCTTTTGGTACGCTGCATGTATGGGCACGGGAAACTGGGAAGAAGATAAGAAGAATGGCGACTATGTACAGGTCGCGTTTTCCCACTTGACGGTAGGAGAAAGCAGCGAACCGACTGAAACCTTCAAAGCCAACCTTGTCATGCAAAGAGCTGTGGCAAAAAGCGTCAGTGTTAAGATTGGCGGCACGCTAAACGAAAAAGAAGCGATACCCGTAGATGCTATTCCTACTTCCGCGTTAACGGCAATAAAAAATGTTGATCCTAACTTTGTAGTACAAGACGTTGAGAAAGAATACAAACACGATCATGTATATCTTGATGTAGAAGGTAAAGACGCTAACGGAAGTGAGA
It contains:
- a CDS encoding MurR/RpiR family transcriptional regulator, translated to MNILEKITQNQAAFSKSEKKVAEVILANPQTAIHSSIATLAKMSDVSEPTVNRFCRRLDTKGFPDFKLHLAQSLANGTPYVNRHVDENDSPDEYTNKIFESTMASLEVARQSVDVNVVNRVVDLLTQAQKISFFGLGASASVAHDALNKFFRFNVPVVYFEDILMQRMSCMNCSDGDVVVLISHTGRTKSLVEIAQIARMNDATVVGITSAESPLAQECTYVLSLEVPEDTDMYMPMASRIAQLTLIDVLATGFTLRRGNKFRENLKRVKDTLRGSRYEKRND
- the pyk gene encoding pyruvate kinase, with the protein product MTRRTKILATLGPSTDSLEKIQALIAAGANTVRMNFSHGQAEDHIERAKRVRQAAKNLGKYVAILGDLQGPKIRVARFVEGAVHLKVGAKFILDAELGRDEGDSEKVGIDYKALPDDVSAGDILLLDDGRIQLRVTGVEGRKVLTEVTVGGKLSNNKGINRQGGGLSADALTEKDKEDIKTAAKIGVDYLAVSFPRSGADLNYARELAEAAGCYAKICAKVERAETVASDEAMDDIISASDAVMVARGDLGVEIGDAELVGVQKKLIARSRQLNKVVITATQMMESMIDSPMPTRAEVMDVANAVLDGTDAVMLSAETAAGNYPIETVAAMARVCEGAETHPSIKISKHRMDQQFSSTSESIALSAVYAANHLPSVKAIVGLTESGSTPTLMSRITTSLPIIAMSRHESTLNTMALCRGVKPIFFDSSNSEPGKLKYDVIASLKDKGLIKSGDSIILTYGDEMEKVGATNTLKIVEVE